A window of Roseobacter fucihabitans genomic DNA:
TGCGGGCATTCCTGTCGTTTTGGTAGACAGGTCGGTCCCCTCAAGCGAGAATTTCATTACGTTCGTCACCGCATCTGACCAAGCGCTTGGCCGTATTTCGGCACAATGGTTGGCCGAAAAGCTGGGTGGTGAAGGTCAGGTTGTCATGCTGGGTGGTCTTGCAGGTGCGTCCCCTGCGGAGGCGCGGATCACCGCCGCGATGGAGGTGTTTAACCAGTTCCCCGATCTGGAAGTCGTCGAAACACAATATACCAGCTGGTCACCTGCCAACGGCAAAACCATCATGTCTGCGCTGATCCAAAAATACGGCGATGACATTGATGGCGTCTGGGCTGACAGCGGTTTGCAGGGCTCTGGCTCAATCGAGGCCTTCCTTGCTGCTGGATACGAAGACGGCACAATTCCACCGCACACAGGTGGCGATTTCAACGCAATGTACCAGCTTTCCGTTACGCATGACGTGCCGATGGTTGGCGTTGATTATCCACCTGCGATGGGCGCGCGCGCGTTCGAGGTCTTGTTTGACGTGCTTGACGGCAAGGGCATCCCTTCGCGAATCGAAGTGAACCAACAGGTTGTCGTCTCTGAAGGCCATGAAACGCCTTCTGTGCAGGCCGATGTGTTTGTTTCAGACTATGCTCTGATGGACAAGCCGGGTTCGGTCATCATGTCATCTGGTGTCGGTGTGGACTATGATCCTGCGACCTTCACTGCTGTTTACCCCAAGTAAGATGAAACGGGCCAGAGCGGTGACATGCCGCTCTGATCACAAAAGGGGAGGACACGCACAATGGCAGGCCCATTTTTAGCCGCGCGCGGCTTAAGCAAATCATTTGGACCTAACCAAGTCCTCAACAACATAGAATTCGCGGTATCTGGCGGCCAAGCTGTGGCATTATGCGGCGAAAACGGCGCTGGAAAATCAACCCTGATCAAGCTTTTGACGGGTTTGTATACCCCCACGTCTGGTCATGTAGAATTTGACGGCGCACCTGCAAAATGGACAGGTCCGCGCCAAAGTCTGGCGGCAGGGATTGCCGTCGTCCATCAGGAATTCTCCGTGCTGGGCGCATTATCCGTCGCCGAAAACATCTATCTGGGCGCAGAGCCACGCACCCGTTTTGGCCTGATTGACCGCAAAGCGCTCAAACGGCAGGCGACAACGCTGCTGGCTGATCTCAAGATCACCCTCGACCCCGATACATTGGTCGAAACGCTTTCCGTGGCTGACAAACAAATGGTCGAAATCGCCAAAGCCTTGCGCGCCGATGCGAAGGTGTTGATCCTTGATGAACCGACTGCTGTCCTTAGTCAGAATGAAACGCAGCACCTGTTTGCAATCATCCATGACCTGCGCGCACGCGGCATGGGGTTTATCTATGTCTCGCACCGCCTTGATGAAATATTTGAAGTTTGCACCGATATCACAGTGATCAAAGATGGTGTTGTGACGTCCAAAGGTCCTGTCAGCGACTACACGCACGACAGCGTCATTGCCGCAATGGTGGGCCGTGAGTTGGGTGATCTGTTTCCGCCCAAGGCCAGCGACCCAAACGCTGGCGCATTGGTTCTGGGCGTACGTAATTTCCATGTCGGTTCCGATCTGCCACCTGTAGACCTTGATGTCCGTGCAGGCGAAATCGTGGGATTGGCAGGGCTTGTCGGGTCTGGCCGGACGGAACTGGCGTTGGCGCTATATGGCGCGACCCCTTCCACCGGGGAAGTCCATCTATCAGGCGAACTCATGCCCCATCGCGATCCAGCGGGATGTATCGACGCGGGCATCTTGATGCTGACCGAAAGCCGCAAGGACGACGGGCTGTTCCTGAACTCATCTGTCGCGCGCAATTTTGCAGCGACCACGCCAGGGTTTGGCGCGCATCACAATGCCATTCCGCCCGGCCATGAAGATACGCGCGCTGCCGTCCTCAAAGAGCGTCGCGGCGTTGTTGTTGATCACGTCGGCCTTCCCATTTCTGCTTTATCTGGGGGTAACCAGCAAAAAGTTCTTGTCGCACGCCTGCTGGAAAACCGGCCTAAGCTGTTGATCCTTGATGAACCCACCCGCGGCGTGGATGTGGGTGCCAAGGCAGAGATTTACAAAACCCTACGCGCGCTTGCGCAAGAGGGGCTCGCGCTTTTGGTGATTTCGTCGGAGTTGATTGAAATCGTCGGATTATGCGACCGCGTGTATGTCATGCGCGACAATGAAATCGCGCAAGAGTTGCGCGGCGCAGACATCACCGAAGAAGCCATTATCACGATTGCCGCTGCCGAAACCTCCCGCCACCACGGGGTCGCCGCATGAACAATCTGATCCGTGCAACCCGCGCCCAACCTGTTCATCTTGTCGTGTTTGCCCTGATTGCAATCGTCTTTGCCGTGGGGGCTGCGTCCTCTGACCGGTTTGCGACACCGCTGAACATCGGCAACATCCAAGACCAGATGGTCGCCCTTGCCATTATCGCCTTGGCACAGACAATCGTGATCCTGTCTGGCGGGATCGACCTGAGCTATGCAGGGGCGCTGAGCTTTCTATGCGTTGTCTTTGCCGCCATCGCAGGGGACGGAACCGGGACATTGATGCTGGCGATGGTTGTCGTTGCGGGTTTGGGCATCACAATCGGCGTGATTAATGGTGCCATTACGGCCTATGTCGGTGTGCACCCTTTGATCACAACACTTGGCACATCAACAATACTGGCAGGTTGCGCGCTGCTGATCACGCGGCAGCCATCAGGATCGGTCCCGCTGTTTTTCGAGGACTTGATGTACGAGCGCGTCGGTATCGTCCCTTACGGCATGACCTTTGCGGTCGCCCTTTATCTGCTGGTCGGTTTCATGCTGTGGCGGACAGTTTTTGGCACACGCATCTACGCAATCGGCGACAATGAGGGCGCAGCCACGGTGTCAGGGCTGCCGGTCAAACAGACCAAAGTGGCAGTCTATGCTTTGTCAGGGCTGCTTTGCGCAGTGGTGGCCATGTACATGACAGGGCGGTTCGGCGTCGGCGATCCGCGCGCGGGCGTTGGCTTTGATCTGCGCTCGATTACCCCCGTCATTGTCGGCGGTACTTTATTGGCCGGGGGCAAAGGCGGTGTATTGGGGACCGGGCTTGCCGTGGTCTTGCTGGCAGTGTTGGCCAATGTGTTGAACTTTATGAATGTCTCCAGCTTCTATCAATGGATCGTCGAAGGGTTGATCATCATCGCGGCCGTGTCCTTTTTCGCTGGAAAGGCCAAGTCATGAGTGCCGCAATATCTGTTAACCGCAACACCGTCCGCGCCGTGCAGCGCCGCGAAATCCTGATGCTTCTGGGGTTTCTAGCGGTGATCTGGGCAACTACAGCAGCACTTAGCCCACGTTTTCTGACGCCCGCCAATTTGAGTGATATCTTGATCCAAGCGGCACCTTTGGGCTTTGTCGTGATCGGCCAGATGATCGTGATCATCGTGCGGGGGCTGGACCTCTCAGTCGCCTCGATCATGGCGACTGTGGCGGTGCTTTCAACGTCACTGATTGATTCAACAGCAGCAATTTTTGCAGTGGGGTTGCTGCTTGGTGGATTGATCGGTGCGGTCAACGGCTATCTGGTCGCTTTTCGTCATGTCACGCCTTTCCTTGCGACACTGGCCACAATGATCGTGCTGCAAGGCATCCGCTTTGGCTATACTGGCGGCGCGCCCGGCGGGTCCCTGCCCGAAACATTCCGCTGGCTGGCAACTGGCAACATCGTGGGCGTCCCTGTGGCCCTGATCGCATTGGGTATTGTGGCATGTGCGGTGCACTGGTTGCTGGAACGGACGGTCTTTGGCAGACGGCTAAAGCTATATGGTGACAGCCCAGAGGCCGCTTACATGACGGGTGCGCCAACGCGGTTCTTGGTGATGATGGCCTTTGTGATATCAGGGGTTATGGCTGCGTTTGCAGGGCTGTTTTTGGTGGGTTACGTAGGTATTGTCGATAATTGGACAGGGCGGGGATATGAGTTGGACAGCATCGCCGCCGCAGTGATTGGCGGGGCTGCTCTATCGGGGGGCAAAGGCACCGTTCCGGGGGTATTGCTGGCCGCACTGATCCTTGTATCGCTCTTCAACATCGTTGTGATTTTGGGGCTTTCGATCGAACTCCAGCTTGTGATCAAGGGTACGCTGATCATTCTTGCCGCTGCCGTCTACATGAAACGGGCGCAGACATGAGCCTTGATGCAAAATCAAACATGCAGCGGATCACTGCGATCCTGAAAACATTTGACGTCGATAACACGCCACGGCGCACGACGGATATTCTGGCAGAGCTTGGCAGTACACGCTCTACCGGATTTGGCCTCATCAGGGCGCTGGTCCTTGCAGACTGGCTTGAACGTTACGATCACGGGCTTGTCAGGTTGGGACCAAAAGCACGCGGCATGATTTTTGCGCCACTTGAGGTCGCAGAAGACATCAATACCAAACAAATCACGGTGACCGCAGCACGTCTTCAGTCACCTGCGGGTGAACGCGGTCTCGATTGGGATCAGGCGTTGGTTAAGACCGTGAACACGGCACATTTTGCAAAACCTGCGCCCTACCGGATCGGGTTCTCAAACGCTTCGGTCAACAATGCGTGGCGACGTGCAATGCAAGACAGCCTGCTTTATGCCGAGAAAACCAACCGCCAACAAATCACAGAACTTATCACACTGGACGCGCAAGATGATCCGGCACTGCAGTTGGCACACATCGATCAGCTTGTTGCACGGGGCATTGATCTGTTGCTGATATCAATGACGACCGACACCGATCAGATCGTCAGCAAACGACTGAAGGAATTATCGCATGCCGGCCTACCCATTGTTGCACTTGATCGGCGGCCCTTTGATACGTCGTCGCTGACAACTTTCGTCACCGCATCTGATCAACGGATTGGGCGCATAAGCGCGCTGTGGCTGGCAGAGCATTTGGCCGGACAAGGCAAGATTTGGATGCTGTCGGGCCTGGAAGGCGCAAGCCCGGCTATCCGCCGCCAGCAAGCCGCACTTGCCGTTTTTGCGCAGTTCCCGCATTTGCAGGTCGCGTATGTTAGCCATACAAACTGGACACCCGAAGGCGGGTATCGGACAGTTGGGCAACTACTGGATGAAGCGGGACGCGCCCCTGACGGGATATGGTGCGACAGTGGATTGCAAGGCATGGGATCGGTGCAGCAGTTCCTGGATCGCGGGCTGACACCGCCTGCGCATACGGGTGGCGACCTGAACGGCATGTACAAACTCTGTTTGCGCCGCAAAGTGCCGATGGTCGCACTGGATTACCCGGCCAGCATGGGCGCACGCGCACTCGAAGTCGCATTGGAAATCCTTGCCGGGCACACAATCCCGCAAAGGGTTGAAGTGCCGGTACAGGTTGTGCTGCCGCGCAGGATGGAAACAGCAACCGTCAAGGCGGATGTCTGGGCCGAACGCCATGTCGCCTGGGATTTGCGCGATGAAGCAATCTTGTCCCAAGGCCCAGCCCTGCGCGGTGCCACCGTCCTGTCCGATCCAAGGCCTGTGACATGACAGGAACAGCATATGATCGTGCAGTTGCCGCGTTTGAAGAAATTATAGGCGCCCCGTCTCAGGGGGCTTACCCGACACCTGCGAAGCTGATCAAGCAGACTGGCCAGCATCTGACAACCGGCTACCGCAACACTGCAGCATTGGAGGCCGAACAATTCCTGCGCCGTGATGCGAGTGGTGTCTATCTGCAAGGGCTTACCGGCATTCGTACAGGTCTGAACGCCTTTGGAATGGGGCGGCTTGCACCTGTTATGGTCCCTGTTTTGCTGCGCATCCGCGAGGCCACGCAGCAAACCAGCTTCTTGGCCATCATAGACGGCACATCTGTTCACACAGGGCCATATGCTGTCGGGCGCAACACAAAACGGACGCGGCTGGACGCAAGATACCGCCTTGAAAAACCGCAGGACGCAACGGACAATACCCCCCAAGAAGTGCCGCTTCTTGCGGACGGTCCAGATGGTTCGCGACGGATCCATACCTTGATGGTGACGGTTGTGATCAATCACACTTATCAGGCTGTCTTTGGGCTAAAGCTGAACCCTTCCCAACCTCCAGAGCCGTTTTTGGCGCAAGAGCTGGCACAGGCCGCCGCGACAATTACGCAATGAAGCTGAGTTATTGGAATCAGCAATTTCAGATGACGCAGGTGTTGCCTGATTTTCATAGCTATCTTGCAAGTATGAAGCGCCGCAGCGCTTCGGTCACGTCCGCGTTTCAGCGGCTCACCTATGGTGATGACCCGCGCCAATATGTGGAGTGGACAGGCACCCCATCCAAAGACCGCCCGCTGCCCGTCTTTATCCATGGGGGGTATTGGCGCGCACTTACGGCGCAAGACCACCGCTTTGTGCTGCCTGCAATCCAATCTGCGACGGGTGCTGTGGCAAACCTTGAATACCGACTTTTGCCGCACGTCACCCTGCGCGACATCGTGATGGATGCAGTACAAGGCTTGCACGCTTTGTCGGAAAGGTTCCATTGCCCATTGGTCGTCATAGGTCATTCTGCCGGTGGTCATCTTGCGGCGATGGCTGCACGACAAATCCCAGACCGTATCGTTGCCGCGATAGGGATCAGCGGGCTCTATGATCTCACACCGCTGCAATGGTCATTTCTGCGCGAAGAAGTAGGCCTGACACTCGCTGACCTGCGCGGCCAAAGCCCGCAAGACGTTTGGGAAGGTCACGATGCAAGCCACATCACCGTCGCGGTTGGTGCCAACGAGACCCCTGAATTTCTTCGCCAGTCGCACATGTTTGCCAACGCACACGGCGCGCTCTCGCTGACCATTCCAGACGCACACCACATGACCGTTCTTGACGATCTGGCCGACCCCCAAGGCGTGATGATCGCACATCTAACCACCATTCTCGCAACATCGCATTCCAACCTGTGACCAAGAAGGAGACCTATTTTGTCAATCACTACAGAAAGCTACGCGTCCCAGCCTGACGGGATGATCCCCAATAGCCGCTTTCCATTGCTCGTGCATCGTAATGCTGTCCCCGGTGGCGGCGCCAATGCCATCAAAGAGCGTTTTCGGTCAAATGGCTGGTCCAATAACTGGGACTATCCGGGTGTGTATGAATATGCGCATTTTCATTCCACGACCCATGAATGTCTGGGCTGTGCGCAAGGCTGGATGGCATTCAATTTATCCGTTGGCGACGGTGGCTGGACCAAGGTCCGTATTGAGGCAGGCGATGTTATTGTGATGCCCGCAGGTGTCAGCCATGAAATGACCAGCCAATCCGAAGATATCCATATGTGTGGCGGCTATCCTGGCGGCCGTGATTGGGACGATATCCAAGAAGAGTTCCTGACGGACGAGGACTACAAACGTGCTTGCAAACGGAT
This region includes:
- a CDS encoding ABC transporter permease is translated as MNNLIRATRAQPVHLVVFALIAIVFAVGAASSDRFATPLNIGNIQDQMVALAIIALAQTIVILSGGIDLSYAGALSFLCVVFAAIAGDGTGTLMLAMVVVAGLGITIGVINGAITAYVGVHPLITTLGTSTILAGCALLITRQPSGSVPLFFEDLMYERVGIVPYGMTFAVALYLLVGFMLWRTVFGTRIYAIGDNEGAATVSGLPVKQTKVAVYALSGLLCAVVAMYMTGRFGVGDPRAGVGFDLRSITPVIVGGTLLAGGKGGVLGTGLAVVLLAVLANVLNFMNVSSFYQWIVEGLIIIAAVSFFAGKAKS
- a CDS encoding substrate-binding domain-containing protein, producing the protein MSIFKITVLAATIGLVAGPILAEGYEGVPRTFLWNPGTSEINDAAEFKKEGPYVIGFSNASISNPWRVAMLHGIEAAAERNADKLERFIITDANDDPGKQAADVQDLIAQGVDILLISPATAEAMDPVIRRASRAGIPVVLVDRSVPSSENFITFVTASDQALGRISAQWLAEKLGGEGQVVMLGGLAGASPAEARITAAMEVFNQFPDLEVVETQYTSWSPANGKTIMSALIQKYGDDIDGVWADSGLQGSGSIEAFLAAGYEDGTIPPHTGGDFNAMYQLSVTHDVPMVGVDYPPAMGARAFEVLFDVLDGKGIPSRIEVNQQVVVSEGHETPSVQADVFVSDYALMDKPGSVIMSSGVGVDYDPATFTAVYPK
- a CDS encoding ABC transporter permease, giving the protein MSAAISVNRNTVRAVQRREILMLLGFLAVIWATTAALSPRFLTPANLSDILIQAAPLGFVVIGQMIVIIVRGLDLSVASIMATVAVLSTSLIDSTAAIFAVGLLLGGLIGAVNGYLVAFRHVTPFLATLATMIVLQGIRFGYTGGAPGGSLPETFRWLATGNIVGVPVALIALGIVACAVHWLLERTVFGRRLKLYGDSPEAAYMTGAPTRFLVMMAFVISGVMAAFAGLFLVGYVGIVDNWTGRGYELDSIAAAVIGGAALSGGKGTVPGVLLAALILVSLFNIVVILGLSIELQLVIKGTLIILAAAVYMKRAQT
- a CDS encoding substrate-binding domain-containing protein; this translates as MSLDAKSNMQRITAILKTFDVDNTPRRTTDILAELGSTRSTGFGLIRALVLADWLERYDHGLVRLGPKARGMIFAPLEVAEDINTKQITVTAARLQSPAGERGLDWDQALVKTVNTAHFAKPAPYRIGFSNASVNNAWRRAMQDSLLYAEKTNRQQITELITLDAQDDPALQLAHIDQLVARGIDLLLISMTTDTDQIVSKRLKELSHAGLPIVALDRRPFDTSSLTTFVTASDQRIGRISALWLAEHLAGQGKIWMLSGLEGASPAIRRQQAALAVFAQFPHLQVAYVSHTNWTPEGGYRTVGQLLDEAGRAPDGIWCDSGLQGMGSVQQFLDRGLTPPAHTGGDLNGMYKLCLRRKVPMVALDYPASMGARALEVALEILAGHTIPQRVEVPVQVVLPRRMETATVKADVWAERHVAWDLRDEAILSQGPALRGATVLSDPRPVT
- a CDS encoding alpha/beta hydrolase; the protein is MTQVLPDFHSYLASMKRRSASVTSAFQRLTYGDDPRQYVEWTGTPSKDRPLPVFIHGGYWRALTAQDHRFVLPAIQSATGAVANLEYRLLPHVTLRDIVMDAVQGLHALSERFHCPLVVIGHSAGGHLAAMAARQIPDRIVAAIGISGLYDLTPLQWSFLREEVGLTLADLRGQSPQDVWEGHDASHITVAVGANETPEFLRQSHMFANAHGALSLTIPDAHHMTVLDDLADPQGVMIAHLTTILATSHSNL
- a CDS encoding sugar ABC transporter ATP-binding protein → MAGPFLAARGLSKSFGPNQVLNNIEFAVSGGQAVALCGENGAGKSTLIKLLTGLYTPTSGHVEFDGAPAKWTGPRQSLAAGIAVVHQEFSVLGALSVAENIYLGAEPRTRFGLIDRKALKRQATTLLADLKITLDPDTLVETLSVADKQMVEIAKALRADAKVLILDEPTAVLSQNETQHLFAIIHDLRARGMGFIYVSHRLDEIFEVCTDITVIKDGVVTSKGPVSDYTHDSVIAAMVGRELGDLFPPKASDPNAGALVLGVRNFHVGSDLPPVDLDVRAGEIVGLAGLVGSGRTELALALYGATPSTGEVHLSGELMPHRDPAGCIDAGILMLTESRKDDGLFLNSSVARNFAATTPGFGAHHNAIPPGHEDTRAAVLKERRGVVVDHVGLPISALSGGNQQKVLVARLLENRPKLLILDEPTRGVDVGAKAEIYKTLRALAQEGLALLVISSELIEIVGLCDRVYVMRDNEIAQELRGADITEEAIITIAAAETSRHHGVAA